The Arachis hypogaea cultivar Tifrunner chromosome 16, arahy.Tifrunner.gnm2.J5K5, whole genome shotgun sequence genome contains a region encoding:
- the LOC112805905 gene encoding probable carboxylesterase 6, producing TVAESPDFLQVYSDGTVKRFAPETAPPCLEPSNDPNGFRSKDVVIDPLKPITGRLFLPPSVSSSEKLPVLVYFHGGGFCIGSTTWLGYHVFLGEFSATSRSIVLSVDYRLAPEHRLPTAYEDCYAAIEWLRDQASTEPWLQQAELSRVFLSGDSAGANIAHHVAVKTIQKWVCPVKIKGIMLMHPYFGSEKRTEKEMEDGGSEDVKSNDMFWKLSIPEGSNRDYFGCNFEKANLPERIWSKFPAIEVHVAGLDFLKERGVMYAEFVKKNGVKDVKLVEAKGEKHIYHVLDPKSDAARLLQKQMSQFMKRF from the exons acagtaGCAGAATCACCGGATTTTCTTCAAGTCTATTCTGATGGCACTGTGAAACGCTTTGCACCAGAAACTGCTCCACCATGTTTGGAACCATCCAATGATCCCAATGGATTCAGGTCCAAGGATGTGGTCATTGACCCATTAAAACCCATCACTGGAAGGCTCTTCCTTCCTCCTTCAGTTTCCTCATCAGAGAAGCTTCCAGTGTTGGTTTATTTCCATGGTGGAGGCTTTTGCATTGGCTCCACCACTTGGCTTGGCTACCATGTTTTTCTTGGTGAATTCTCTGCCACTTCAAGGTCCATTGTTCTGTCTGTTGATTACCGTTTGGCTCCGGAGCACCGCCTTCCCACGGCTTATGAAGACTGCTACGCCGCAATTGAATGGCTTCGTGATCAA GCAAGCACAGAACCATGGCTCCAACAAGCAGAGTTATCAAGAGTTTTCCTCTCTGGGGACAGTGCTGGAGCCAACATTGCACATCATGTTGCTGTGAAAACAATTCAGAAGTGGGTGTGCCCTGTGAAAATCAAAGGAATAATGCTAATGCACCCTTACTTTGGTAGTGAGAAGAGAACTGAGAAGGAAATGGAAGATGGAGGTTCAGAAGATGTGAAGAGCAATGACATGTTCTGGAAGCTAAGCATACCGGAAGGCTCGAACCGCGACTACTTCGGCTGCAATTTCGAGAAAGCAAACTTGCCTGAGAGAATTTGGTCCAAGTTCCCAGCAATTGAGGTGCATGTTGCTGGTTTGGATTTCTTGAAGGAGAGGGGTGTGATGTATGCAGAGTTTGTGAAGAAGAATGGGGTGAAAGATGTGAAGCTTGTGGAGGCCAAGGGAGAGAAGCATATTTATCATGTGCTTGATCCTAAATCTGATGCAGCAAGGTTGCTTCAGAAACAGATGAGCCAGTTCATGAAGAGGTTTTAG